The following proteins come from a genomic window of Gordonia westfalica:
- a CDS encoding transporter substrate-binding protein, whose product MLFSLSGAQAEMEQSILDGAMLAVAQINARGGVLGSDVEVAIFDDHSEVSSTARGVEHLCRVEHVDAIVGGYTSAARLALTPAIHENASLLMYPTYFEGEETDSRIFYCGAAPNQYIADYLTWVAETLGRRVYVVGSDYIYPRVLAEAIRRLSGQVGIDIVGDRYTPLGETRFESIVDDIREQQPSVVICNLVGADSTTAFYTQFHLAGFTSESTPIAATVTTELDLAHMPAEVSDGHYMVATYFSDLASPVNSSYRRELLEARGQRWSHSAQVGAFNAVHALALAAEQSRSLDVDDLARALIGVRFDSNPEGSPFYFRANHYSAHPSYVGRAKGGRYEVINEFTARLPDPWWSGNALPPVPDRLADA is encoded by the coding sequence ATGCTCTTCTCGCTGTCGGGCGCCCAGGCCGAGATGGAGCAGTCGATCCTCGACGGTGCGATGCTGGCGGTTGCTCAGATCAATGCGCGTGGAGGCGTTCTCGGATCCGATGTCGAGGTGGCGATCTTCGACGACCACTCCGAGGTGTCGTCGACCGCCCGAGGAGTCGAACATCTGTGTCGCGTCGAGCACGTGGACGCGATCGTAGGAGGCTACACCTCCGCGGCACGGCTCGCCTTGACTCCCGCCATCCACGAAAACGCTTCGCTGCTCATGTATCCCACCTATTTCGAGGGAGAGGAGACCGATTCCCGCATCTTCTACTGCGGTGCGGCCCCCAACCAGTACATCGCCGATTACCTGACGTGGGTCGCGGAGACGCTGGGGCGCCGGGTGTACGTGGTGGGGTCGGATTACATCTATCCCCGAGTGCTCGCCGAGGCGATCCGGAGACTGTCGGGGCAGGTCGGCATCGACATCGTCGGCGACCGGTACACGCCGCTCGGCGAGACCAGGTTCGAGTCCATCGTCGACGACATCCGTGAGCAACAGCCCTCGGTGGTGATCTGCAATCTGGTCGGAGCGGACTCGACGACGGCGTTCTACACGCAGTTCCACCTTGCCGGTTTCACGTCAGAATCCACACCGATCGCCGCGACCGTCACCACCGAACTGGACCTCGCCCACATGCCGGCGGAGGTGAGCGACGGACACTACATGGTCGCGACGTACTTCTCCGACCTCGCGTCCCCGGTCAACTCGTCGTATCGTCGTGAGCTCCTCGAAGCCCGCGGTCAGCGCTGGAGCCACTCGGCCCAGGTCGGGGCCTTCAACGCCGTCCACGCGCTCGCCCTGGCCGCCGAACAGTCGCGGTCCCTGGACGTCGACGATCTCGCACGCGCCCTCATCGGAGTTCGATTCGACTCCAACCCGGAAGGATCGCCCTTCTACTTCCGTGCGAACCACTACAGCGCACACCCGTCGTATGTCGGACGTGCCAAAGGCGGGCGCTACGAGGTCATCAACGAATTCACCGCCCGACTGCCCGATCCCTGGTGGTCGGGCAATGCACTACCGCCGGTCCCCGATCGCCTCGCCGACGCATAG
- a CDS encoding helix-turn-helix domain-containing protein — MATVGDVADRLGLLTLTPGPAGRTRRLRVSRVIQVGGVPLTAVTSSDVVCVGGAGWKAVGEPESFAAAIRERGVPAIVVDTDDDRLSAEFVSSCVQHGVPIYMLPRERTFADLLGCFAPQTSAAGGGDSDAGQVSAIIDVLADFHRKSGITGAVVLRGAFIAASPSSVDLDLVSKTLALAPVPMHAIPGTAAALHVALPSSGAALTLSNSQRRPLEPTRVRKLANDTDRAVQLLAAQRTMRRPLEDALVRELIDARIPAAAMDPWVESFGYVAGDRVRAVAVTVGPRSDATPTDVVEALHDLGVCSGMATVAAARESVVFALIKTGTEKEPNPLARSDFEAQLVTFERMFLARHAGLTMGGSSYVIRSSDDLMRGLINARQMAERQSRAQEPGGSAITLAVPLAATLLAGDPERAHALHESVLGPVLAYDQGKDASYLSTLTTFFALDCHSGATANELGIHINTLRYRLSRIEKLTGRSLASTADRTDYYLALCVGEAIGDRR, encoded by the coding sequence ATGGCGACGGTTGGTGACGTCGCCGATCGTCTCGGGCTGCTGACGCTGACGCCTGGTCCGGCAGGGCGGACGCGACGGCTTCGGGTTTCACGGGTCATCCAGGTCGGCGGTGTGCCGTTGACAGCAGTCACCTCCTCTGACGTCGTCTGCGTCGGCGGGGCGGGATGGAAGGCGGTGGGCGAACCGGAATCGTTCGCAGCCGCCATCCGCGAACGCGGTGTCCCGGCGATCGTCGTGGACACCGACGACGATCGCCTGTCAGCGGAGTTCGTGTCGTCCTGTGTTCAGCACGGAGTCCCGATCTACATGCTCCCGCGCGAGCGTACGTTCGCCGACCTGCTCGGTTGTTTCGCGCCGCAGACATCGGCGGCCGGAGGTGGTGACAGCGACGCGGGGCAGGTGTCGGCGATCATCGACGTGCTCGCGGACTTCCACCGCAAGTCCGGAATCACCGGTGCGGTCGTGCTGCGGGGCGCTTTCATCGCGGCGTCGCCGTCCTCGGTCGATCTCGACCTGGTCTCGAAGACGCTCGCCCTGGCACCCGTTCCCATGCACGCGATCCCGGGAACCGCGGCCGCGTTGCATGTCGCACTTCCCAGTTCGGGTGCCGCGCTGACTCTCTCGAATTCCCAGCGGAGGCCGCTCGAGCCGACTCGAGTCCGAAAACTCGCCAACGACACCGACCGGGCCGTACAGCTCCTGGCGGCGCAACGGACGATGCGCAGACCGCTCGAGGACGCGCTGGTGCGCGAGTTGATCGACGCTCGAATCCCCGCCGCGGCCATGGACCCGTGGGTCGAGTCGTTCGGGTATGTGGCCGGCGACCGAGTGCGTGCGGTCGCGGTGACCGTCGGCCCTCGCAGTGACGCGACGCCGACGGACGTTGTCGAGGCGCTCCACGATCTCGGAGTGTGCAGTGGAATGGCGACGGTGGCCGCGGCGCGTGAGTCCGTGGTCTTCGCCTTGATCAAGACGGGGACGGAGAAGGAGCCGAACCCGCTGGCCCGCAGTGACTTCGAGGCGCAGCTGGTTACGTTCGAGCGAATGTTCCTGGCCCGCCACGCAGGTCTCACGATGGGTGGGAGCTCATACGTCATCCGCAGCAGCGATGACCTCATGAGGGGACTGATCAACGCCCGCCAGATGGCCGAGAGGCAGTCTCGTGCCCAGGAACCGGGAGGATCGGCGATCACGCTGGCGGTGCCGCTCGCAGCGACCCTGCTGGCAGGGGATCCAGAGCGTGCCCACGCCCTGCACGAATCGGTGCTCGGTCCGGTGCTCGCCTACGACCAGGGTAAGGACGCCAGCTACCTGTCGACCCTGACGACGTTCTTCGCACTGGACTGCCACTCGGGTGCGACCGCGAACGAACTCGGAATCCACATCAACACGCTCCGGTACCGGCTGTCACGTATCGAGAAGCTCACCGGTCGAAGCCTCGCGTCGACGGCGGATCGAACCGACTACTACCTGGCGCTATGCGTCGGCGAGGCGATCGGGGACCGGCGGTAG
- a CDS encoding hydantoinase/oxoprolinase family protein, translated as MTEAISRTDKVRTAVDIGGTFTDVFIQQSDGTIVTAKYPTQNNPIEGVLAGMEQAGVSWEDVEFFSHGTTIATNALITRRFPKVALVTTEGFRDVIEIRRGDRESWDPYEEVAPPVVSRRHRLTVKERIGYDGTVLEPLDEEGARDVARILRRREIETVAVCFVNSFTNPAHENRMAEILAEELPGVSITTSSDVLPEIFEYERFSTTVANAALVPIIGPYARTLEGRLAEAGYENDVLLLHSGGGVMTPAMAEKYGARLAASGIAAGAIASRHIARTCGFENSIGFDMGGTSTDVSLTDNGVLATTNMWSVAFGHPICFPSIEVLTIGAGGGSIAWLDDAGSLRNGPQSAGSDPGPACYGGNGELATNTDANLILGTVGKKLAGGVKELDEAQARHALEKVAEPLGLDVDTAAQSIIKVANANMADAIRLISIRKGHDPRDFALVGFGGAGPLHAAYLAKDLGIPTVIIPPHPGVTSAMGCMLVDIQHDITRMYLADAAGADLDHLTATFAELQEEGRARLAAEHVDPEDMLFEYYLDMRYEGQWRAIAVPVSMPLTSLDEVVATFHATHLKEHNFAAEDTGVEIYRISLRAIGLTPRMDVTPAELIDPATFDPEPLEVRQVLFPDEVARLATPVYDRATLPPGAVLAGPCIVDQLDSTTVVPPKTSARVDEWGNLLLTTTA; from the coding sequence ATGACCGAAGCCATCAGCCGCACCGACAAGGTACGGACTGCCGTCGACATCGGTGGCACGTTCACCGACGTCTTCATCCAGCAATCGGACGGAACGATCGTCACCGCCAAGTACCCGACGCAGAACAACCCGATCGAAGGCGTTCTTGCGGGCATGGAGCAGGCCGGGGTGAGCTGGGAGGACGTCGAGTTCTTCTCGCACGGAACGACAATCGCCACGAACGCACTCATCACCCGCAGGTTCCCGAAGGTCGCACTGGTCACGACTGAAGGATTCCGCGACGTCATCGAGATCCGGCGCGGCGATCGCGAATCCTGGGATCCGTACGAGGAGGTCGCACCGCCGGTGGTGTCGCGGCGTCATCGGCTGACCGTCAAGGAGAGGATCGGTTACGACGGCACGGTTCTCGAACCGCTCGATGAGGAAGGCGCCCGTGACGTGGCCCGCATCCTGCGGCGTCGCGAGATCGAAACCGTCGCTGTGTGTTTCGTGAACTCGTTCACCAACCCGGCCCACGAGAACCGCATGGCGGAGATCCTCGCCGAGGAGCTTCCCGGGGTGTCGATCACCACGTCTAGTGACGTCCTGCCCGAGATCTTCGAGTACGAACGATTCTCCACGACGGTCGCGAACGCGGCCCTCGTCCCGATCATCGGCCCCTACGCGCGGACCCTCGAAGGGCGACTGGCGGAGGCCGGCTACGAGAACGACGTCCTGCTGCTCCATTCGGGTGGTGGCGTCATGACCCCGGCGATGGCCGAGAAGTACGGCGCGCGTCTGGCCGCCTCCGGTATCGCGGCCGGGGCGATCGCGAGCAGGCACATCGCCCGTACCTGTGGTTTCGAGAACTCGATCGGCTTCGACATGGGTGGCACGTCAACCGATGTGTCGCTGACCGACAACGGGGTGCTGGCCACCACCAACATGTGGAGCGTGGCCTTCGGCCATCCCATCTGCTTCCCCAGCATCGAGGTGCTCACAATCGGCGCCGGCGGCGGTTCGATCGCGTGGCTCGACGACGCCGGTTCACTGCGCAACGGTCCGCAGTCCGCGGGCTCCGACCCGGGCCCGGCCTGCTACGGCGGCAACGGTGAGCTCGCGACCAACACCGACGCGAACCTGATTCTCGGCACCGTCGGGAAGAAGCTGGCCGGCGGAGTCAAGGAGCTGGACGAGGCGCAGGCCCGACATGCACTGGAAAAGGTCGCCGAACCGCTCGGCTTGGACGTCGACACCGCCGCCCAGTCGATCATCAAGGTCGCCAACGCCAACATGGCCGACGCGATCCGCCTGATCTCCATTCGCAAGGGACACGATCCCCGCGACTTCGCGCTGGTCGGATTCGGCGGCGCCGGTCCCCTGCATGCCGCATACCTCGCCAAGGACCTGGGGATCCCGACGGTCATCATCCCGCCCCACCCGGGCGTCACCTCCGCCATGGGCTGCATGCTCGTCGACATCCAGCACGACATCACCCGGATGTATCTCGCCGACGCCGCCGGCGCTGATCTCGACCATCTGACAGCCACTTTCGCCGAGCTGCAGGAAGAGGGTCGGGCACGCCTGGCCGCCGAACACGTCGACCCCGAGGACATGCTCTTCGAGTACTACCTCGACATGCGGTACGAGGGTCAGTGGCGAGCAATCGCGGTGCCCGTGTCCATGCCGCTGACGAGCCTCGACGAGGTCGTCGCGACCTTCCACGCGACCCACCTCAAGGAGCACAATTTCGCGGCCGAGGACACCGGCGTCGAGATCTACCGGATCTCGTTGCGCGCCATCGGCCTCACGCCTCGGATGGACGTCACCCCCGCCGAGCTGATCGATCCCGCGACCTTCGACCCCGAGCCGCTGGAAGTGCGGCAGGTGCTGTTCCCCGACGAGGTCGCGCGACTCGCCACCCCCGTGTACGACCGTGCGACCCTGCCGCCCGGAGCGGTGCTGGCCGGCCCCTGCATCGTCGACCAGCTCGATTCCACCACCGTGGTCCCGCCGAAGACCTCTGCCCGGGTCGACGAGTGGGGCAACCTCCTCCTCACCACGACCGCGTGA
- a CDS encoding hydantoinase B/oxoprolinase family protein — protein MATTLDPVTFEVLKNAFINTVDQMAEQILRTCYSFVIYSRDFSSALCDTEGNTVMQGTGDIAAHVGTLHYTAKAVIRQFEGDIHPGDVFVINDVYEGGSHFNDTRIIRPIYYDGELLGYAQANGHWADVGGATPGSFNVKALDHMGEGLRIPPTRLWSKDEFLEDVAYLIAKNTRNPRDIIGDMQAQAEATRVAEREIQRLCDKYGVETIKTAMAEVQDYVEDLTRAKIAALPDGVWYTEDYIDQDPARGEGLIPIKTRMTISGDTVHYDLSESHASISSMLNAGFGGSFAGIVAGTKMQFPDIPLNSGFYRVVTADLGPLGSVVNADWPSPCAGFCSGPFEKIMSSVFEIWSDIQPDRAMACTFNLEYLLVGGRDQRGEGNPNFMWYDWMMGGWGARNGADGYNASAAVFGVQYGTQPFEGQERLAPVLTSCHDLVPDSGGPGKFRGGLGAEKGGKLWASDNTVMSYCCDRERSVTWGLWGGLPSIPHGVWLNKGTENERYLGSIFAAEPIKSGDKFTRPSAGGGGLGDPLQRDVDAVLEDVIDGYVTIARAEKDYGVVIKAIDPEIFLYEIDLEATLAAREFIRTNRHAWIERDPETVSEEYLSGLINEMDCVRQFGVILDWGSGEVLENTTAQFRKMLQRRTVVHWTDDPTIEFVPGTLTVSEPATV, from the coding sequence ATGGCAACAACTCTGGACCCGGTCACCTTCGAGGTGCTGAAGAACGCCTTCATCAACACCGTCGACCAGATGGCCGAACAGATCCTCCGCACCTGCTACTCGTTCGTCATCTACTCGCGCGACTTCTCCTCCGCTCTGTGCGACACGGAGGGCAACACCGTCATGCAGGGCACCGGCGACATCGCCGCGCATGTCGGCACGCTCCACTACACGGCCAAGGCCGTCATCCGGCAGTTCGAAGGGGACATCCATCCCGGCGACGTCTTCGTCATCAACGACGTCTACGAGGGCGGCAGCCACTTCAACGACACCCGGATCATCCGCCCCATCTACTACGACGGCGAGCTGCTCGGCTACGCACAGGCCAACGGCCACTGGGCGGATGTGGGCGGCGCGACCCCCGGCTCGTTCAACGTCAAGGCGCTCGACCACATGGGTGAGGGTCTGCGAATTCCTCCGACCCGCCTGTGGAGCAAAGACGAGTTCCTCGAAGACGTCGCGTACCTGATCGCGAAGAACACCCGCAACCCGCGCGACATCATCGGCGACATGCAGGCCCAGGCCGAGGCGACCCGCGTCGCCGAGCGCGAGATCCAGCGGCTGTGTGACAAATACGGCGTCGAGACCATCAAGACCGCGATGGCCGAGGTCCAGGACTACGTCGAGGATCTGACGCGAGCCAAGATCGCCGCCCTTCCCGACGGTGTCTGGTACACAGAGGATTACATCGATCAGGATCCGGCACGCGGCGAGGGGCTCATCCCGATCAAGACGCGTATGACGATCTCCGGGGACACCGTCCACTACGACCTGAGCGAGTCCCACGCCTCGATCTCGTCGATGCTCAACGCCGGATTCGGCGGCTCCTTCGCCGGCATCGTGGCCGGAACCAAGATGCAGTTCCCCGACATCCCGCTCAACTCCGGCTTCTACCGGGTGGTGACGGCCGACCTCGGACCGCTCGGCTCGGTGGTCAACGCCGACTGGCCGTCACCGTGCGCCGGTTTCTGTTCGGGACCGTTCGAGAAGATCATGAGTTCGGTCTTCGAGATCTGGTCGGACATCCAGCCCGACCGCGCGATGGCGTGCACGTTCAACCTCGAGTACCTCCTGGTGGGTGGCCGCGATCAGCGAGGCGAGGGCAACCCGAACTTCATGTGGTACGACTGGATGATGGGTGGCTGGGGCGCCCGCAACGGCGCCGACGGTTACAACGCATCCGCCGCAGTCTTCGGAGTCCAGTACGGCACACAGCCTTTCGAGGGCCAGGAACGTCTTGCCCCGGTGTTGACGTCATGCCACGACCTCGTCCCGGACTCAGGTGGCCCGGGTAAGTTCCGAGGCGGTCTCGGCGCGGAGAAGGGCGGAAAGCTCTGGGCGAGTGACAACACCGTCATGTCCTACTGCTGCGACCGGGAACGATCGGTGACCTGGGGACTCTGGGGCGGCCTCCCGTCGATCCCGCATGGCGTCTGGCTCAACAAGGGCACCGAGAACGAGCGCTACCTGGGTTCGATCTTCGCCGCGGAGCCGATCAAGTCGGGCGACAAGTTCACCCGGCCCTCGGCCGGCGGGGGTGGCCTCGGCGATCCGCTGCAGCGTGACGTCGACGCGGTGCTCGAAGACGTGATCGACGGCTACGTCACCATCGCGCGAGCCGAGAAGGACTACGGCGTCGTCATCAAGGCGATCGATCCCGAGATCTTCCTCTACGAGATAGATCTCGAGGCGACGCTTGCCGCGCGTGAGTTCATCCGCACGAACCGTCACGCGTGGATCGAGCGGGATCCCGAGACAGTGTCCGAGGAGTACCTCTCCGGCCTGATCAACGAGATGGACTGCGTTCGTCAGTTCGGCGTGATCCTCGACTGGGGTAGCGGCGAAGTACTCGAGAACACCACTGCGCAGTTCCGGAAGATGTTGCAGCGGCGCACCGTCGTCCACTGGACCGATGATCCGACCATCGAATTCGTGCCGGGCACCCTGACCGTCTCGGAGCCGGCCACCGTCTAG
- a CDS encoding purine-cytosine permease family protein — protein sequence MTLEISSSTPGGVPALEVTYTDDPQVLARAAAEDYSMHIVPPSWRTSRSSVSMAWFGLMSAMFFVVVGATVSLSVGAADALIGIGLSVLAYGAINSVAAKFANQTGTSVSLFSRVVFGRAGSAFAAALFGITIAYYVVAEGAIVASALHAYFGGLPMAFWAFVVVAYQAPLAWRGVATWLDRLNGVLLPLYVLGLVGSVVWAIAEYGYSNDWLTYEPEAAADLGVPGWWFSFVIYMGVWVVTMMAWDYARFGRPQDATFNARVSFGTPFYVVTLLINAAVGMFLAQTITIAGPLSEESAILGVVGMMGIWGLLWVVVSQTRVNSGNFYLASTNFQNFFARTVKFSMPRTFWVGVVAVIVYLMMLTNVLSWITTSLQYQGVLIVGWVAIALTHIGWMRLRKMPADSLEFRPGRVPAVNPAGVGAWATSSAIGIALVLFGGGTGALWAPPVAFLVAGAIYAVALAFRRDGWFTMERPHDPRTEVDDMWEARIRCHRCEDSYIAYEMDRDPSADHAPICLACASDDLEFQRAADREAAAHRVS from the coding sequence ATGACTCTGGAGATCTCCTCCTCGACGCCGGGCGGTGTGCCCGCTCTCGAGGTGACCTACACCGACGACCCCCAGGTGCTCGCACGAGCGGCCGCCGAGGACTATTCGATGCACATCGTGCCGCCGTCGTGGCGGACATCGCGATCGTCGGTGTCGATGGCCTGGTTCGGACTGATGAGCGCCATGTTCTTCGTCGTCGTGGGCGCGACGGTTTCACTGTCGGTCGGCGCGGCCGATGCCCTGATCGGCATCGGACTCTCGGTGCTCGCGTACGGCGCGATCAACTCCGTTGCGGCCAAGTTCGCGAATCAGACCGGTACGAGCGTCTCACTGTTCTCGCGGGTCGTCTTCGGGCGCGCCGGGTCGGCATTCGCCGCAGCCCTTTTCGGTATCACGATCGCCTACTACGTGGTGGCCGAGGGCGCGATCGTCGCGTCGGCACTGCACGCGTACTTCGGCGGCCTCCCGATGGCGTTCTGGGCGTTTGTCGTCGTCGCATACCAGGCCCCGCTGGCATGGCGTGGCGTCGCGACGTGGCTCGACCGACTCAACGGGGTGCTGCTGCCCCTGTACGTCCTCGGACTCGTCGGTTCGGTCGTGTGGGCGATCGCAGAGTACGGCTACAGCAATGACTGGCTGACCTACGAACCGGAGGCCGCGGCCGATCTCGGAGTGCCCGGCTGGTGGTTCTCGTTCGTCATCTACATGGGCGTCTGGGTCGTCACGATGATGGCCTGGGACTACGCACGTTTCGGACGTCCCCAGGACGCCACCTTCAACGCCCGCGTGTCCTTCGGGACGCCGTTCTATGTCGTCACGTTGCTGATCAACGCGGCGGTCGGCATGTTCCTGGCGCAGACCATCACGATCGCCGGCCCGCTCTCGGAAGAATCGGCCATCCTCGGCGTGGTCGGGATGATGGGGATCTGGGGGCTGCTCTGGGTCGTGGTGAGCCAGACACGTGTGAACAGCGGCAACTTCTACCTGGCCTCGACCAACTTCCAGAACTTCTTCGCACGCACCGTGAAGTTCTCGATGCCCCGCACCTTCTGGGTGGGTGTGGTCGCCGTGATCGTGTACCTGATGATGCTCACCAACGTGCTGTCCTGGATCACCACGTCGCTGCAGTACCAGGGTGTGCTCATCGTCGGATGGGTCGCCATCGCACTGACACACATCGGCTGGATGCGGCTGCGCAAGATGCCTGCCGATTCGCTCGAGTTCCGGCCGGGACGTGTCCCGGCGGTGAACCCGGCGGGTGTCGGCGCATGGGCCACGTCGTCGGCCATCGGCATCGCACTCGTCCTCTTCGGTGGCGGCACGGGTGCCCTGTGGGCGCCGCCGGTCGCCTTCCTCGTGGCCGGCGCGATCTACGCGGTCGCTCTCGCCTTCCGTCGCGACGGCTGGTTCACCATGGAGCGGCCCCACGATCCGCGCACCGAGGTCGACGACATGTGGGAGGCCAGGATTCGCTGCCACCGATGCGAGGACAGCTACATCGCCTACGAAATGGATCGTGACCCGTCGGCCGACCACGCTCCGATCTGCCTGGCGTGCGCGTCCGACGACCTCGAGTTCCAGCGCGCGGCAGACCGCGAGGCCGCCGCACATCGTGTGAGCTGA
- a CDS encoding oxygenase MpaB family protein: MTISPTASAMPRTAPPSPSAQIPVAPGIPSRHPSGPCKIPAGLRAVGLLLGLRKPDRELFRRLGELLTVGDEPADRLVEWMHTAGMAQARPLFERALVDGIASVDDAPAPLREFFSEVETVPEWVDRDLIEQGARVMRSGGADGLYIARDVALLGGYQFAGFNQTLLRTGALEKGSNARFAETTRWATDVITENGLLPQGVGYQSTLRVRLIHAMVRRHVAALPDWDSDAWGLPINQTDMAATLVGALVSPSLGVVTMGLVNRPGEYDAVAHLTRYTGWLLGVQEDFLPNSFRDALRVLYHTSYALSTPDETTRHLSVPMADDPLQWNYSRFPGLRRKIARAQHLSITSALLGPAAMRTLGLPFVPPWYPAIRFPVNVVRSIAAQRPGGRERAAVRGMAEQLEFMRIMTRGEATIGHSAKGITGH, encoded by the coding sequence ATGACCATCTCACCGACCGCGTCCGCAATGCCGCGGACGGCGCCCCCGAGCCCATCCGCACAGATCCCCGTCGCGCCGGGAATCCCCTCGCGCCACCCCTCGGGTCCGTGCAAGATCCCGGCGGGACTGCGGGCCGTCGGCCTCCTGCTGGGCCTGCGCAAACCCGACCGCGAACTCTTCCGCCGCCTCGGTGAGCTGCTGACGGTCGGCGACGAGCCGGCGGACCGCCTGGTCGAGTGGATGCACACGGCCGGCATGGCTCAGGCGCGTCCGCTCTTCGAGCGGGCACTGGTCGACGGGATCGCATCGGTCGACGACGCCCCGGCCCCGCTTCGTGAGTTCTTCAGCGAGGTGGAGACCGTCCCGGAGTGGGTGGACCGGGACCTGATCGAGCAGGGCGCCCGGGTCATGCGCAGCGGCGGGGCCGACGGCCTGTACATCGCGCGCGATGTCGCACTTCTCGGCGGCTACCAGTTCGCCGGCTTCAACCAGACCCTGCTGCGCACCGGCGCCCTCGAGAAGGGCTCCAATGCGAGGTTCGCCGAGACCACCCGGTGGGCGACCGATGTCATCACCGAAAACGGCTTGCTGCCGCAGGGCGTCGGCTACCAGTCGACGCTGCGCGTCCGGCTGATCCATGCGATGGTCCGACGCCACGTCGCCGCACTCCCCGACTGGGATTCCGACGCCTGGGGACTGCCCATCAACCAGACCGACATGGCCGCGACGCTCGTCGGAGCGCTTGTCTCGCCGAGCCTCGGCGTCGTCACGATGGGACTTGTCAACCGCCCCGGCGAGTATGACGCCGTCGCACACCTGACCCGATACACCGGTTGGCTACTCGGCGTCCAGGAAGACTTCCTGCCCAACAGTTTTCGGGACGCGCTGCGCGTGCTCTACCACACCTCGTATGCCCTCTCCACACCCGACGAGACGACCAGACACCTCTCGGTTCCGATGGCCGACGACCCGCTGCAGTGGAACTACTCGAGATTCCCCGGATTACGCCGCAAGATCGCACGCGCGCAACATCTCTCGATCACCAGCGCGCTGCTCGGTCCGGCCGCGATGCGGACGCTCGGACTGCCCTTCGTCCCGCCCTGGTATCCCGCGATCCGATTCCCGGTCAACGTGGTTCGCTCCATCGCCGCCCAGCGCCCGGGCGGACGTGAGCGGGCAGCCGTCCGCGGCATGGCCGAACAACTCGAGTTCATGCGGATCATGACCCGCGGTGAGGCCACCATCGGCCATTCGGCGAAGGGCATCACCGGCCACTGA
- a CDS encoding TIGR04338 family metallohydrolase has translation MSPRDTGRARYYDAEHLVHRLFDTASSSRTVQIAGTELTLPAEARFASVDAVRDYVRRVLELPGVRERFPRAAEPVSVRERRGQRSAHYARATTASGDEFVRAEIAIPSSESRWALRELVVLHELAHHLDDSEGPGHGRGFVLTLIELVGLVLGPEAAFVFRVVLADSGIS, from the coding sequence GTGAGTCCGCGTGACACCGGGCGGGCCCGGTACTACGACGCCGAACATCTCGTCCACCGGCTCTTCGACACCGCGTCGTCGTCGCGGACGGTGCAGATCGCCGGCACCGAACTCACGCTGCCGGCCGAAGCCCGGTTCGCCTCCGTCGACGCGGTGCGCGACTACGTGCGGCGCGTACTGGAGCTGCCGGGCGTGCGGGAGCGGTTCCCGCGTGCCGCCGAGCCGGTGTCGGTGCGTGAGCGGCGCGGTCAGAGGTCGGCGCACTACGCCCGGGCGACGACGGCGTCCGGCGACGAGTTCGTACGCGCCGAGATCGCGATCCCGTCGTCGGAGTCGCGATGGGCGTTGCGCGAGCTGGTGGTCCTGCACGAACTGGCACACCATCTCGACGATTCCGAGGGACCCGGCCACGGACGTGGCTTCGTGCTGACCCTCATCGAACTCGTCGGCCTGGTGCTCGGTCCCGAGGCGGCGTTCGTCTTCCGCGTGGTGCTCGCCGATTCGGGGATCAGCTGA